ATTGGTCTTCGTGATCGACATTCTTGAGGCCGTCTGACGCGCACGCCCGCGCACTCGTACGCTTGGGCGGGCGCTCGCACACCAGAAGCGCCCGTCCTCATCCTGACCTGTCATACTGCTGCCCTTCCGCACTGTGGTGGAGCAGCGCTGTCCGGGTGCGGCGGTTGTACGGCAGGATCTCGGCGATCAGCAAGCCGGCCGGTAGGCCTCGAAGACCTGGTGAGATGGATGGGGAGTCATGTCTGAGAAAGCGACGAGCCCGGGCGGGCCCGGCACCGCGGACGGCGGCTCCGCCGGCGACCCGGCCGACTCCCGGCCCGGTGGCCCGCTGCCCGGCGACGGCGAGTCGATCGTCGTACCGCCGTCGATCCTGCGGCAGTCGGCGGGCTGGGGAAGCCCAGGTGACGGTCCCCGGCCCAAGACGGCCGGCCCCGCCGACGAGGCTCCGCAGATCTTCGCCTCCAACGTCCGCCGCCAGGACACCTCGGAGGCCGGGTACGACCAGAACCCGCCCGGTGTCGGCAGGCTCGGCCTGATCCTGGGCACGGTGCTGGCCGTCCTGCTGGTGGGTAGTGGCGTCACGCTCTACCTGGCCAACCGGGGCGACGACAGCAAGCCGACCGCCGCGCCGGCCGACGCCGCGACGGCGGCCACCCCGACGCCCAGCGCGGAGCCGGTGCCGCCGATCAAGGACACCGCCAAGGTGCTCCCGACCGTGACGGGCGACTTCGGCAAGAAGGCCACGATCACGGTGCCCGGCGAGGCCGCCGACGGCACCTTCGTGGTCAAGACGATCTCGGAGGGCAGCGGCCCGGCCGTCGAGAAGGACTCCTGGACGTCGGTGGACTACACCGCCAAGGACTGGACGACCGGCAAGGACATCCCGAGCTCGTACGACGACAAGGGCAAGCCGCAGATCTTCCAGGCCGGCACCAACGCCCTGATCCCGGCGCTGGACCAGGCCGTCGTCGGCAAGAAGGCCGGCAGCCGGATCCTCGTGGTGGCCCCACCGGCCGCCGCCTTCGGCTCCCAGGGCAACACCACCATGGAGATCGGCGCCAAGGACAACCTGGTCTTCGTCATCGACATCCAGCGCGTCAACGCGCCGGACGCCGTGGTCAGCGGCGCCGTGACCCCGCCGCCCGCGGACTTCCCGCAGGTGAAGGACAACGGCAAGAAGGCCGCCGAGATCACCCCGGCCAAGGGCGCCACGGAGCCGACCGAGCTGAAGAGCCACGTCCTCATCCAGGGCACCGGCCCGAAGGTCGAGACCGGCGAGAAGGTCCTCGTCCAGTACACCGGCGCGCTCTGGAAGGACGGCAAGAAGTTCGACTCCTCGCTCGACAAGGGCCAGGCGTTCTCCTTCTCCGTCGGCGGCGGCCAGGTCATCGAGGGCTGGGACAAGGGCCTGCAGGGCGTGGCCGTCGGCAGCCGCGTCGAACTGGTGATCCCGGCCTCGCTGGGTTACAAGGACCAGGCGCAGGGCGACATTCCGGCGAACTCCACCCTGGTCTTCGTGGTCGACGTGCTGGACGCGGGCGTCGGCTGACCCGCATTCGGGTGACAATGGAACGTGTATGACCTTCGGGCGGGGCCGCGTGGCCCGCGCCCGGGCGGGCGGCGGACGCCCGTACCGTGGTCCCGGAAGGGACCGGTGCGGGTGTCTGCCGCTCCGTCATGTACGTAACGAACCGTGAGAAGAGGCAGTTGTGAGCAAGCCGGAGATTGACTTCCCCGTTGGCGACCCGCCGGCCGACCTGCAGATCCGTGACATCACGGTCGGCGACGGCGCCGAGGCCAAGCCGGGCCAGGTCGTCGAGGTGCACTACGTCGGTGTCTCGTTCAGCACCGGCGAGGAGTTCGACGCCAGCTGGAACCGTGGCTCGTCCTTCAAGTTCCCGCTCGGCGGCGGCCGCGTCATCAAGGGCTGGGACCAGGGCGTCGTGGGCATGAAGGTCGGTGGCCGGCGCGAGCTGACCATCCCGGCCCACCTCGCCTACGGCAACCAGTCGCCGAGCCCGCTGATCAAGGCCGGCGAGACGCTGATCTTCGTCGTCGACCTGCTCGGCGTCTGATCACCGCGCTCGGTCGCACCGGGGGCTGACGCCCCGGGCCGCGCGAACAGGGCCGTACGCCGTACCCGGCGTGCGGCCCTGTCGCGTGCTCCCTTCCCACCCGACGGGTGCCCGGCGAGCGGTGTCCCCGCCCGTGAGCAGGGCTCGGCTTTCGCCGACGGTGGCGCTACCGGTACGGTCGGGGCGCCGGGTAGAGCACCTCCCGGCGGGCGCACCCCGCGCGCGGCGCGGCACACCGGAAGGGTCAGCGATGGCGATCGCCAAGGCAGAGCGGCTGATGAATCTCGCCCTGTGCCTGATGAACACCAGACGGCCGCTCTCCAAGAAGGAGCTGCGGGAGTCCGTCGAGGCCTACCGTGAGGCGTGGCAGAACGGCAGCGAGGACGCCTTCAACCGGATGTTCGAGCGCGACAAGGACGACCTGCGCGAACTCGGCCTGGTCATCGACGTCGACGAGAACTCGCTGGACGGCGAGCTCGGCTACCTCGCCCGCCCGGACCGCAACCGGCTCCCCGAGATCGCCCTCGACGCCGAGGAGGCCGCGGCGCTCAGCCTGGCGGCCCGGGTCTGGCAGCAGGCCAAGATGTCCGGCGCGGCCAGCGGAGCCCTGCAGAAGCTGCGCGCCGCCGGCGTCCCGTTCACCGATACGCAGACGCACAGCGCCTTGGAGCCCCGGATCCCGGTCCGCGAGGCCGCCTTCGAGCCGCTGCTGACCGCGGCCCGTGACCGCCGTCCCGTCACCTTCGAGTACCGCAAGGCCGGCGCCGCGGCCACCGAGCAGCGGGCCGTCGAGCCCTGGGCGCTGGAGTGCTGGCGCGGCCACTGGTACCTGGCCGGCTGGGACCGCGACCGCCAGGACGCCCGGGTCTTCCGTCTCGGCCGGATCACCGGCAAGGTGCGCTCCCGCTCCGGCGCGTTCACCGGCGCGGTGCCCGAGCACGTGGACGTCCGCGCCTACGTCGCCACCTTCGCGGGTGAGGGCGCCACCGCCACCGCCACCGTACGGCTGCGCCGGGGCGCCGGATTCCCGCTCCGTACCAAGGCGCTGAACAGCCGTCGGGTCGACGAGCACTGGGACGAGCTGGAGATCCCGTACGGCAACGGGCTGGGCGCCGACCTCGCCGAGTTCGGGCCCGACCTGGTGGTGCTCGGCCCCGACGACCTGCGGGCGGACGTCGTCGACCGGCTGCGCGCGGTCGCGGGCCTGCCCGCCGCCGCGCCGGGCACCGGCGCCGGGAGCGCCGGGGCCGTCGAATCCGGAGCCGTTGTCGAGGCCGTGGCCGTCGAGGCCGGAGTCGTTGAGGGAGCACAGGCATGAGCAACGCCATCGACCAGACCCGCCGGATGCTGTCGCTGGTCACCTACCTGCGCGAGCGTCCCGGCGCCGAGGTGGCCGAGGTGGCCCGCGCCTTCGGCATCACCGAGCGCGAGCTGATCGGCGATCTCAACGTGCTGCCGATGTGCGGCACCAGCTTCCGCGGCGGCGACCTGCTCGACATCGACACCGACGGCGAGCGGATCTGGTGGCACAACGTCGACGACGTGGCCCAGCCGCTGCGCCTGGCCGCGGACGAGGCGACGGCGCTGCTGGTCGCCGCCCGCGCGGTGGCCGGCCTGCCCGGTCTGCGTGAGCGCGACCGCGAGGCCCTCACCCGGGCCGTGGCCAAGATCGAGAACGCGGCGGGGGACAGCGCCGAGGGCAGCGCCCGGGTCGGCGTGACCTTCGAGGCGGAGAGCCACGTGTTCGCCGACATCGACCGGGCCCTCAGCGAGGGCCGCCGGCTCTGGCTGCGCTACTACTCGCACGGGCGCGGCGGCATGACCGAGCGCGAGGTCGACCCGATCCGGCTGGTCACCGAGGGCCACACCTATCTGGAGGCCTGGTGCAGGGTCTCCGAGGACCGGCGGATGTTCCGGCTGGACCGGGTCGCCGAGATCAAGGTGCTCGACACCCCCTCCGACCCGCCCAGGCTGGAGCCGCGCGACCTCTCCGGCGGACTGGTCAATCCGTCCGCCGACGATCCGGAGGTGGTCGTCGAGGTCGGCCCGGCCGGGCGCTGGGTCGCCGAGTACTACACCCACGACCACGCCGAGGAGCTGCCCGACGGCGGCCTGCGGATCACCCTGCGCAGCGCCGACCCCTCCGGGCTGCGCCCGCTGGCCCTGCGGCTGGGCCGCGACGGCCGGATCGTCTCGCCGCCGGAGCTGGCGGACCAGGCCCGGGAGGCGGCCTCCCAGGCACTGGCCGGCTACCGGGACGGGACGGTCTGAGCACCAGTGGAGACCGGCACCAGATTCAAGGTCTACTGCTCGGACTGCCGGGAGAAGGTGGAACTGGCCGCCGACGACTTCCGGCTCACCCTCGGCCGGACCCAGGCGCAGTCGTACTACAGCTTCGGCTGCCCCTCCTGCGGGGCGGCGGTCCGCAAACCGGCCGGGGAGAAGATCGTCGAGGCGCTCACCCGGGCCGGGGTGCGGACCATGCGGCTCGTCCCGGTCGAGGGGTGACCGGCGGTTCTCAGGGCGACGGTTCTCAGGGCGGCGCTGCTCGGGCCGGCGGTTCGTAGGGCCGGCGGTTCCCCGGTGGGCCGTGGTGCGGCCGGGCGGGGACCGGTGCGGGAGTGGTCGGTGCGGGAGCGGTCGGGCGCCGCGGGCGGGCGCTGCGGCCGGGGGTGGCGGCGCGCGGGCCCCGGCGGGCCAGGGCCTAGGCTTGCGGGCATGTCGTGGACTCTCGTCGCCGCCGTTCTGCTCGCCACCGCCGGCCTGCTGGTGCTCGGCCTGCTCGCCGTCCGGCTGTGGCTGGCCGTCCGGGTACTGGCGCGGGAGGTGGACACCGCCTCCCGCGCGCTGGCCGAGGTGGCCGGCGAGCTCGCCGAGGCGGGCCGGGCGGGCTGACCGGCGCCGCTCGCGGCCCCCGGGTCACGAGCCCGCAGGGCGATTCTTCACCCGATGGTGGCCCGGGGGTCTGCTCAGCCCGCGGGCGGGGGGTTACGCTCTCACCGTGGCGGTACCGGCGACGGCGCGGTCACAACGGCAACGACGGTCGTCGTCGCCGTCGCACCGAGGAGGGTGGTCGGCTGTGCGGGTCTCGGGAACCGCGATCCTGGTGGTCGTGATCTTCGCCATCGTGCTCTTCGGCGCCAAGCGCCTGCCCGACCTGGCCCGCTCGCTGGGCCAGTCGCTACGGATCCTCAAGAGCGAGACCAAGGCACTGCGCTCCGAGGACGAAGCCGCCGGGCCGCCCGCGCAGGCGGATCCCGCACCACGGACCATCAAGTCCGCACCGGGGGCCGCCGGGCCCTCGCGGCCGGTGGCCGAGCAGCAGCAGCCACCGCAGGAGACCACGCAGCCGCGATGAGCCGGCGCGCGACCAGCGGAGCCCGCCACCCGGCGGGCTTCGACGCACGAGTTGAGGACCGGGGTTGAGCAAGTCTTCCAAGGCGCTGAAGGCGCCCAAGGACTCCGAGGGGCGGATGGCCCTCGCCGACCACCTCCGCGAGCTGCGGAACCGGCTGGTCAAGTCGGTCCTGGCGATCGTGCTGTTCACGATCGTCGCGGCGATCTACCACAAGCAGATCGAGACCTTCCTGCTGAGGCCGCTGCCGCAGTGCAACACCCGGGCGGAGATCGAGGCCTTCAGCGGTAAGTGCGCCCAGATCTCCAACATCGGCCTGACCACTCCCTTCACCTGGACCCTCAAGGTCGCCCTGACGGTCGGCGTGGTCGCCGCCGTCCCGGTCTGGCTCTACCAGCTCTGGGCCTTCGTCGCTCCCGGTCTGCACCGCAGCGAGCGCAAGTACACGCTCGGCTTCATGGCGGCGGGCGCCCCGCTCTTCCTGGCCGGCGTCGGTTGCGCCTACCTGCTGCTGCCGACCACGGTGAAGGTGCTGATCTCGTTCAGCCCGAACGGCACCACGCCGATCCTGCCGCCCGAGGACTACTTCGACATCGCGACCCGGATGGTGCTGGTCTTCGGCTGCGCCTTCGAGTTCCCGCTGCTGCTGGTGATGCTCAACTTCGCCGGGGTGGTCACCGGCAAGCGGCTGCTCGGCTGGTGGCGCGGCATGGTGATGGGCATCACGCTGTTCGCGGCCTTCGCCACCCCCAGCGCCGACCCGCTGAGCATGCTGGCGCTGGCCGCGCCGATCTGGGCGCTGTACTTCTCCGCCGTCGCCATCGCGCTGCTGAACGACAGGCGCCGGGCCCGCCGCAACCCCGACGCCGGGCTCGACGACGAGGAGGCCTCGCACCTGGACCTCTCGGTCGAGGAGGTCGCCGGTGCGGCGCCGGTCGAGGCCTCGGTGGCCCCGGTCGCCTCCGCGGCGGTACCGGCCGCCCGCCAGGAGCAGCTGGACGACATCACCTGATCCCCGGGCCGTGCCCTGGGCCGTGCCGGTGCCCCGGCCGCCGTACCCCGGCGGGCCGGGGCACCGGCGTCCGCGGGCCCGGGTGAGCGCCCCCGCGGGTGCACACCGGCCCTGACCCGCCGCCCGGACGGGGGCGGCCCGCGAGGAGCGTCCCGGCGTCGGCAGCCGGGGGAGTTCCGGGCCCGGAGCCCGCGAAGCCCCGACCCGCCCGGGGTCGGGGCTTCGCCGGTCGCGGCGAGGTCAGGTCCGCGCCGGTACCCGGAGCCGGCCGTCGTGGACCTCGGCGACCTGGTCGACGGCGGTGAGGTGGGTGCGGTCGTGGGTGACCAGCACGGTCGCCGTCGCCCGGCGATGGGTGAGCTCCGTGACGAGGCCGACGACGGCGGCGCCGCGTTCGTGGTCGAGGGCGCTGGTCGGCTCGTCCACCAGCAGGACGGTCGGGTCGTTCATCAGCGCGCGGGCGATGTTGACGCGCTGGCGCTGGCCGCCGGAGAGCTGGTGCGGGCGGCGGCCGGCCAGATCGCCGAGGCCGACGGCGTCCAGCAGCTCCAGCGCGCGGGGGCGGGCGGAGCGCGGCGACCGGCCGTCGAGGTGCGCCATCACCTGGAGCTGTTCGGCGGCGGTGAGGGAGGGCAGCAGGTTCGGCTGCTGGAAGACGATCCCGATCCGGTCGCGGCGCAGCGCCGCCAGTGCGCCGCGGTTCAGGCCCCGGGTGTCGACGCCGTCGACGACCACCCGCCCGCGGTCCGGCGTGATCAGGGTGGCGGCGACCGCCAGCAGGCTGGACTTGCCGGAGCCGGACGGGCCGACCACGGCGGTGACGGTGCCGGCCGGCACCTCCAGGCCGACGTCGTCCAGCGCGGTGAGCCGGCCGTCGCCGTCCGGGTAGGTGAGGGTGACGTGGTCGAGGATCAGACTCATCGGGCGCTCCCCAGAGCGGTCAGCGGGTCGACGGAGGTGATGCGGCGGACGGAGAGCCCCGCGCCGAGCGCGCCGAGCGCGATCATCACGGCGGCCGGCACCAGGACGGTCGGCGCGTCCAGGACGAACGGCACGGCGGAGCCGATGGCGGCCCCCACCCCGGCGGCGATCGCGGTGCCCAGGGCGGCGCCGAGCACGAGGAGCAGGACGGCCTGGCCGAGCGCGTCCCGCAGCAGGTACGCCGTCGAGGCGCCGAGCGCCTTCAGCACGGCGACGTCGCCGCTGCGCTGGATCGTCCAGACCGTGAAGAAGGCCCCGACGACCAGCGCCGAGATGGCGAACAGGAAGCCCCGCATGAGCTGCAGCGAGCCGTTCTCCGAGGTGTAGGAGCCGATCGCGGCCAGCGAGTCGTCCAGGGTCAGCGTCCTGGTGGTGAACCGCCGGTCGGCGGCGGCCAGGTCGGGGTGGGAGCCGAGCCGCAGGGCGATCACGGTGGCGTGTTCGCCGGGCTGGGCGGACGCGGCGATGTGCTGCCAGTCCTCCAGGGCGGTCCAGATCACCGGGGTGTGGCTGAACGAGGCGTCGCCCGCCACGGCGGCCACCGTCAGCTCCCGGCCGGCCAGGGTGATCGTGGCGCCGGGTCCGACCCCGAGGTTCCCGGCGGCGGTGCCGGAGAGCACGGCCCGGCCCGCGGCGAGCGCGTCGCCCCGCGGTGCCAGGTCGGAGCCCGCCGGGACGCCGAGGGCGGAGACCGCCGAGCCGCGCTGCCCGGCGGCGGCCCGGGCGGTGGTGACGCCGAGCGGCTGGGCGGAGGCGACGCCGGGGGTGTGCGCCCAGCCGTCCCACTGCGCGGGGGTGACCCGGGAGTCGGTGAAGGAGAGCTTCTGCCCCTCGGCCGGCGCCGAGAAGACCAGGCGGTCGGCGGGCAGGCCGGTGACGGCCGAGACGTTCTGGCGGCCCAGCCCGGCGGTCAGCCCGGACAACAGGCCGACCAGCACGGTGATCAGTACGATGACGGTCCCCATCAGGGCGAACCGCCCCTTGGCGAACCCCAGGTCCCTCCGGGCGACGAACACGACGGTCACGGTCCTCTCTCGGCAACGGTGCGGCGACGGTGCGCCGACGGTCACCAATCTCGCCGCCGGGCCCGCGTCCGGGCATCGCACCGGGGATTGGATCCTGCGCATCGAAGGACACAACCGCAGGTCAACCTTTCGATTGATGCTCGTGCGCCGTCGGCCCGCCTAGCCTGGAGGGATGGCGACCGACCGTTCACCCACCCCCGTCGCCCGCGTGCTGCGGCTCTGCCTGCACCTGCTCGTGGCCGGCCTGCTGGCCCTGGCCGTGGCCCGCTCCTTCGCCGGCCACGCGCCGCACCCGGCGGCCGTCACCGTCGCGGCGGCCGTGACGGCCGCGGTCTACGCGGCGGGCCCGCTGCTGGGCCCGGTGCGCCGCTCGCGCACCGGGGCGGCGCTGTGGCTGGCCGCCCTCGCGGCGGCCTGGCTGGTGCTGCTGGCGCTGACCGAGGACGGGGTCTGGCTCGCCTTCCCGCTCTACTTCCTCCAGCTGCACCTGCTCGGGCGCCGCAGCGGGCTGATCGCGGTGGGTCTCACCACGGCGGCCGCCGTCACCGGCTTCGCCTGGCACCGCCACGAGGTCAGCGCGGCGGCGGCGATCGGGCCCACCCTCGGCGCGGCCGTCGCCACCGCGACCGTGCTGGGCTACCAGGCGCTGTACCGGGAGAGCGAGGAGCGCCGCCGTCTGATCGACGAGCTGAGCGCGGCCCGGGCCGACCTGGTCGCAGCCCACCACACCGCCGGGGTGCTGGCCGAACGCGAACGCCTGGCCCGCGAGATCCACGACACCCTCGCCCAGAGCCTGTCCAGCATCCAGCTCCTGCTGCGCGCGGCCGGCCGGGCCCTGCCCGAGCGGACCGAGGCCGCCGCAGGGTACGTGGAGCAGGCCCGGCAGGCCGCCCAGGACAACCTCGCCGAGGCCCGCCGCTTCGTGCGGGCGCTCACCCCGCCGGGCCTCGACGGCTCCTCGCTGCCGGCCGCGCTGGAGCGACTGTGCGCGGTCACGGCCGAGCACAGCGGGGTACCGGTGCGGTTCCATCTCTCGGGCGTTCCCGCGCCGCTGCCGGTGCCGCACGAGACCGCGCTGCTGCGGATCGCGCAGTCCGCGCTGGCGAACACCGTGCGGCACGCGGGGGCCTCCCACGCCGAGGTGACGCTCAGCTACATGGACTCCGAGGTCGCCCTCGACGTCCTCGACGACGGCAGCGGTTTCGACCCGGCCGACCTCCCCGCGCCCGGCACCGGCGACGCGGGGTTCGGCCTGCCCGCGATGCGGGCCCGGGCCCGCGCCCTGGGCGGTACCTTCACCCTGGAGACCGCCCCCGGCCGGGGCACCGCGCTGGCGGTCCTGCTCCCCGAACCCGCCGAGGACACCCCGTGAGCGACCCGATCCGACTGCTGCTCGCCGACGACCACCCCGTGGTGCGGGCCGGACTGCGGGCCGTCCTGGAGACCGAGAGCGATCTCAGCATCGTCGCGGAGGCCGCCACCGCCGAGCAGGCGGTGGCCCTGGCCGCCGAACTCGACCTCGACGTGGTGCTGATGGACCTCCAGTTCGGCCCCGGCATGAACGGCGCCCAGGCCACCGCCGCCATCACCGCCCGCCCCGGCGCGCCCCGGGTGCTGATCGTCACGACCTACGACACCGACGCCGACACCGTGCCGGCGCTGGCCGCCGGCGCCACCGGCTATCTGCTGAAGGACGCCCCGCCGGAGGAGCTCGCGGCGGCGGTCCGCGCGGCCGCCGCCGGGCGCTCCGCACTCGCGGCCACCGTCGCGGACCGCCTGGTGGAGCGGATGCGCACCCCTGCCACCGCGCTCAGCACCCGCGAGACGGAGGTGCTGGAGCTGGTCGCGGCCGGGCTGACCAACCAGCAGATCAGCGGGCGGCTCCACCTCAGCCAGGCGACCGTGAAGTCCCACCTGGTGCACATCTACACCAAGCTCGACGTCGACTCCCGGACGGCGGCGGTGCGCACCGCCACCACCCGGGGGCTGATCAGGCGCGGCGGCCGCTGACGGTCACCGCGGCGCGGCGAGGTAGGCCCGCCAACCGCCGTAGGCCGTGATGTCCTCGGCGCCGTCCAGGGCGGCCGGCTCGCAGAGGAAGCCCGCCACCCGGCTGCCGTCGGCGAGGCGGACACTGCCGAGGGCCATCGGTTCGGGCAGCCCGGCGGCCAGGGTGCCCAGGCCGGCGGCGGGGAGCTCCCAGACCTCGGCCTCCACCGAGGATCCGCCGGCCGCGACCCGGACCAGGCCGGGCTTGGCCGGAACGGTGTCCAGGGCGTACAGCCGGTAGTCGGGGGCGGTCCGGGTCACGGCGGCGGGTGTGGCGCCGAGGGCGAGCAGTTGGCCGTTCAGCGGCTGCCCGCAGAGATGTGCGCCGACCACCGCGACCCGTACCCGTGGGGGCTCCTCCAGCGACCGGGCGAGCGCGCCCAGCCGGCCTTCGGTGTGCGGGCGGCCGATCAGCATCACCCCGAAGGGCAGGCCCCGGACCTCCCCGGCGGGGACGGCGAGGGCGCACAGCCCGAGCAGATTGGTGGAGTTGGTGAACCGGCCGAGCCGGGAGTTGGCTCCGACCGGATCGGCGGCGACCTCGGCCAGGGTCGGGTGGCCCGGCGTGGTGGGCAGCAACAGCGCGTCCGCCTCGCCGAGTTCCGCCAGCGCGAGGGCGCGCAGGCGCTCCAGTTCGGCCAGGTCCCGGTGGAGCCGGTGGGCGGGGACGTCGCGCCCGGCGGTGATGATGGCGCGCACCACCTGGTCCAGATCGGCCGCGTCGGCGTGCTTGTCGATGAACTCGCCGACCGCGGCGTACCGTTCGGCCACGAAGGCGCCTTCGTACAGCATCCTCGCCACCGCGTCGAACGGGGCCGGGTCGATGCTCAGCAGTTCGGCGCCGGCCGCCGCGAGCCGCTCGGCGGCCGCGAGGTAGGCCCCGGCCCAGCCGTCGTCCAGTTCACCGAGCCGGTCGAGCGCGGGCACCGCGACCCGCCAGGGCCCCGGCCGGCGCGCCGCGGGGGTGGTGGGCAGCGGGTCGGCGACGACGCCGAACGCCTGCTCGGCGGCGGCGACGCTGCGGGCGAAGACGCTGACGCAGTCCAGGCTGCGGCAGGCGGGCACCACGCCGGTGGTGGGGACCACGCCCCTGGTGGGCTTGAGGCCGACGACGCCGTTGAACGCGGCCGGCACCCGGCCGGAGCCCGCGGTGTCCGTCCCCAGGGCCAGGTCGACGATGCCCAGCGCCACGGCGACGGCCGAGCCCGAACTCGAACCGCCCGAGACCCGGGTGGGGTCGACGGCGCCGCGCACCGCGCCGTACGGGCTGCGGGTGCCGACCAGGCCGGTCGCGAACTGGTCCATGTTGGTGGTGCCCAGCGGCACCGAGCCGGCCGCCCGCAGCCTGGCCACGGCGGGCGCGTCGGCCTGCGGCAGGTAGGCGTAGGAGGGGCAGCCGGCGGTGGTGGGCAGCCCGGCGACGTCGATGTTGCCCTTGACCGCGAACACCGTGCCGGCCAGCGGCAGGCGCTCCCCGGCGGCCAGGCGCCCGTCCACCGCCGCCGCCTCGGCCTCCACCTCGGCCTGCGGGCGCAGATCGATCCACACCTCGGGGCGGTCCGCCTGCGCGAGCCTGCGGTACGCCGCGCGCACCCGCTCGACCGCCGCCGTCATACCGTCACCCCCACCGTGACCGGGGCCAGCACGACCAGCGGCGAGCCGGCCTCCACCTGGTCACCGGGCTTCACCAGCAGGTCGGCGACCACGCCGTCCCGGTCGGCCACCACCGAGGACTCCATCTTCATCGCCTCCACAGCCATCAACTGCTGCCCCTTGCGGACCTGTTCGCCTGCGCGCACGTCCACCTTCCAGACGCACGCGGTGAACTGCGCCTCCACCACGGCCCCGCCGGGTGGCGCCGTGACCTGCCGCACCGGCCCCGGGGTGTCGGCGCCCGCGCTCTCGGCCCGGTCGAACTCGCCCGCCTCCTCCCAGGCCTGCCGTTCGGCGCCGAAGGCCGCGGCCTGCACCGCCCGGAAGTCCTCGATCGGACCGGCGTTCTCGGCCAGGAAGCGCAGGTGGTCGGCGAGCGCGAACTCGCCCTCCTCGATCCTGAGATCGAGCCGCCCGGCGGCCATGTCCGCGCGCATCTCCAAGAGTTCGTCCGCGGAGACCGGGTACCACTTGATCCGGTCGAAGAACCGCAGCAGCCAGGGAGCGCCCGGGGTGAAGGGCCCCCGCTGCTGCCAGCCGGACCACATCTGCACCGTCCGGCCGACGAACTGGTACCCGCCGGGCCCCTCCATGCCGTACACGCAGAGGTACGCGCCGCCGATGCCGACGGAGTTCTCGGCCGTCCAGGTGCGGGCCGGGTTGTACTTGGTGGTGACCAGCCGGTGCCGCGGGTCCAGCGGGGTGGCGACCG
The sequence above is drawn from the Kitasatospora sp. NBC_00315 genome and encodes:
- a CDS encoding FKBP-type peptidyl-prolyl cis-trans isomerase translates to MSEKATSPGGPGTADGGSAGDPADSRPGGPLPGDGESIVVPPSILRQSAGWGSPGDGPRPKTAGPADEAPQIFASNVRRQDTSEAGYDQNPPGVGRLGLILGTVLAVLLVGSGVTLYLANRGDDSKPTAAPADAATAATPTPSAEPVPPIKDTAKVLPTVTGDFGKKATITVPGEAADGTFVVKTISEGSGPAVEKDSWTSVDYTAKDWTTGKDIPSSYDDKGKPQIFQAGTNALIPALDQAVVGKKAGSRILVVAPPAAAFGSQGNTTMEIGAKDNLVFVIDIQRVNAPDAVVSGAVTPPPADFPQVKDNGKKAAEITPAKGATEPTELKSHVLIQGTGPKVETGEKVLVQYTGALWKDGKKFDSSLDKGQAFSFSVGGGQVIEGWDKGLQGVAVGSRVELVIPASLGYKDQAQGDIPANSTLVFVVDVLDAGVG
- a CDS encoding FKBP-type peptidyl-prolyl cis-trans isomerase produces the protein MSKPEIDFPVGDPPADLQIRDITVGDGAEAKPGQVVEVHYVGVSFSTGEEFDASWNRGSSFKFPLGGGRVIKGWDQGVVGMKVGGRRELTIPAHLAYGNQSPSPLIKAGETLIFVVDLLGV
- a CDS encoding helix-turn-helix transcriptional regulator, which codes for MSNAIDQTRRMLSLVTYLRERPGAEVAEVARAFGITERELIGDLNVLPMCGTSFRGGDLLDIDTDGERIWWHNVDDVAQPLRLAADEATALLVAARAVAGLPGLRERDREALTRAVAKIENAAGDSAEGSARVGVTFEAESHVFADIDRALSEGRRLWLRYYSHGRGGMTEREVDPIRLVTEGHTYLEAWCRVSEDRRMFRLDRVAEIKVLDTPSDPPRLEPRDLSGGLVNPSADDPEVVVEVGPAGRWVAEYYTHDHAEELPDGGLRITLRSADPSGLRPLALRLGRDGRIVSPPELADQAREAASQALAGYRDGTV
- the tatA gene encoding Sec-independent protein translocase subunit TatA, whose protein sequence is MRVSGTAILVVVIFAIVLFGAKRLPDLARSLGQSLRILKSETKALRSEDEAAGPPAQADPAPRTIKSAPGAAGPSRPVAEQQQPPQETTQPR
- the tatC gene encoding twin-arginine translocase subunit TatC produces the protein MALADHLRELRNRLVKSVLAIVLFTIVAAIYHKQIETFLLRPLPQCNTRAEIEAFSGKCAQISNIGLTTPFTWTLKVALTVGVVAAVPVWLYQLWAFVAPGLHRSERKYTLGFMAAGAPLFLAGVGCAYLLLPTTVKVLISFSPNGTTPILPPEDYFDIATRMVLVFGCAFEFPLLLVMLNFAGVVTGKRLLGWWRGMVMGITLFAAFATPSADPLSMLALAAPIWALYFSAVAIALLNDRRRARRNPDAGLDDEEASHLDLSVEEVAGAAPVEASVAPVASAAVPAARQEQLDDIT
- a CDS encoding ABC transporter ATP-binding protein encodes the protein MSLILDHVTLTYPDGDGRLTALDDVGLEVPAGTVTAVVGPSGSGKSSLLAVAATLITPDRGRVVVDGVDTRGLNRGALAALRRDRIGIVFQQPNLLPSLTAAEQLQVMAHLDGRSPRSARPRALELLDAVGLGDLAGRRPHQLSGGQRQRVNIARALMNDPTVLLVDEPTSALDHERGAAVVGLVTELTHRRATATVLVTHDRTHLTAVDQVAEVHDGRLRVPART
- a CDS encoding ABC transporter permease, encoding MFVARRDLGFAKGRFALMGTVIVLITVLVGLLSGLTAGLGRQNVSAVTGLPADRLVFSAPAEGQKLSFTDSRVTPAQWDGWAHTPGVASAQPLGVTTARAAAGQRGSAVSALGVPAGSDLAPRGDALAAGRAVLSGTAAGNLGVGPGATITLAGRELTVAAVAGDASFSHTPVIWTALEDWQHIAASAQPGEHATVIALRLGSHPDLAAADRRFTTRTLTLDDSLAAIGSYTSENGSLQLMRGFLFAISALVVGAFFTVWTIQRSGDVAVLKALGASTAYLLRDALGQAVLLLVLGAALGTAIAAGVGAAIGSAVPFVLDAPTVLVPAAVMIALGALGAGLSVRRITSVDPLTALGSAR
- a CDS encoding sensor histidine kinase; its protein translation is MATDRSPTPVARVLRLCLHLLVAGLLALAVARSFAGHAPHPAAVTVAAAVTAAVYAAGPLLGPVRRSRTGAALWLAALAAAWLVLLALTEDGVWLAFPLYFLQLHLLGRRSGLIAVGLTTAAAVTGFAWHRHEVSAAAAIGPTLGAAVATATVLGYQALYRESEERRRLIDELSAARADLVAAHHTAGVLAERERLAREIHDTLAQSLSSIQLLLRAAGRALPERTEAAAGYVEQARQAAQDNLAEARRFVRALTPPGLDGSSLPAALERLCAVTAEHSGVPVRFHLSGVPAPLPVPHETALLRIAQSALANTVRHAGASHAEVTLSYMDSEVALDVLDDGSGFDPADLPAPGTGDAGFGLPAMRARARALGGTFTLETAPGRGTALAVLLPEPAEDTP
- a CDS encoding response regulator → MSDPIRLLLADDHPVVRAGLRAVLETESDLSIVAEAATAEQAVALAAELDLDVVLMDLQFGPGMNGAQATAAITARPGAPRVLIVTTYDTDADTVPALAAGATGYLLKDAPPEELAAAVRAAAAGRSALAATVADRLVERMRTPATALSTRETEVLELVAAGLTNQQISGRLHLSQATVKSHLVHIYTKLDVDSRTAAVRTATTRGLIRRGGR